In the Chroococcidiopsis sp. SAG 2025 genome, one interval contains:
- a CDS encoding NAD-dependent epimerase/dehydratase family protein, with amino-acid sequence MMNNILVTGSRGQLGSDLVVALQRRYGTTHVMESGRSPRSQESKLFPYKVLDVTDSRRLEKIIKRHQIDTIYHLAGLLSAKGEQEPDRCWDININGLKNVLEVAKSERLKVFYPSSIAVFGAHTPKLDTPQITVTDPSTMYGITKVTGELLCQYYAQRFGVDVRSLRLPGIISYNAPPGGGTTDFAVEIFHAALQQGTYTCFLRPETRLPMMYASDAVRAILELMEADLSAIKVRTSYNVAAVSFSVAELVAEIQKHLPEFTCEYKPDFRQAIADSWVCTVDDSKARADWGWQHTYDLPAIVSDMLAKLESLRRERTSREQGSRGESKTHAPRTTHYAPLIPDSRFPTPDIR; translated from the coding sequence ATGATGAACAATATTTTAGTCACTGGCTCTAGAGGTCAACTGGGAAGCGACCTTGTTGTTGCCCTACAAAGACGCTATGGGACAACACACGTCATGGAAAGCGGGCGATCGCCACGCTCACAGGAAAGTAAGTTATTCCCTTATAAAGTGTTGGATGTCACAGACAGTCGGCGGTTGGAAAAAATTATCAAGCGGCATCAAATCGATACAATCTACCACTTAGCAGGATTACTATCAGCAAAGGGCGAACAGGAACCCGACCGCTGTTGGGACATTAATATTAATGGGCTAAAAAATGTTCTAGAGGTAGCCAAATCCGAGCGACTCAAAGTCTTTTATCCCAGTTCCATCGCCGTATTTGGAGCGCATACGCCGAAGTTAGACACGCCTCAGATTACCGTGACAGATCCATCTACGATGTACGGGATTACAAAGGTAACGGGCGAACTACTTTGTCAGTACTACGCGCAACGGTTTGGCGTGGACGTGCGATCTTTACGTTTACCAGGCATTATTAGCTACAATGCTCCACCAGGGGGCGGGACAACAGACTTTGCCGTAGAAATCTTCCATGCTGCCCTCCAGCAAGGAACTTACACCTGTTTCCTACGCCCAGAGACTCGCTTGCCTATGATGTATGCCTCAGATGCGGTCAGAGCAATTCTGGAATTGATGGAAGCAGATTTATCAGCCATCAAAGTTCGTACCAGCTACAATGTGGCAGCAGTCAGCTTCTCGGTAGCAGAACTCGTAGCTGAAATCCAAAAGCACTTACCTGAGTTTACCTGCGAATACAAACCCGATTTCCGGCAAGCGATCGCGGATTCTTGGGTTTGTACAGTTGACGACTCCAAAGCACGAGCCGATTGGGGTTGGCAGCATACCTATGACTTACCTGCGATCGTCAGCGATATGTTGGCGAAGCTGGAGTCATTAAGAAGGGAGCGCACGAGCAGGGAGCAGGGGAGCAGAGGAGAATCAAAAACTCACGCACCACGTACCACGCACTACGCACCACTTATTCCCGATTCCCGATTCCCGACTCCCGACATTCGGTAA